Genomic DNA from Diorhabda carinulata isolate Delta chromosome 10, icDioCari1.1, whole genome shotgun sequence:
TGATCTCCATCCAGGATCGTAATTTATGCATTTTCCCAAAAAAACTTTTCCTTTTCACAGCGTTCCTTCAAAGAAAAGATTACAACGTATTATTCGTCGACGCCCAACGTTTAGAAGCCGGTCCTTGGTATCTAACAGCCGCCAAAAATACGATGGTAGTAGGTAAATACACCGCCAAATTCGTCGATTATTTAGTATCGAAAGGTCTCCATTTACCCAGCCTACATCTGACGGGACTAAGTCTGGGCGCTCAGATGGCCGGAGTGTGCGCGCAAACCGTCAAAAGCGGCAGGATACGAAGGATAACAGGTAAATCAAAACGGTTATGTTCGATTATAATCGATTCGgcgttataattattattcaggGATGGATCCGGCGGGTCCTTTGTTCGCGAAATGGCCAAACGATGTGAAACTAGACACCGGAGATGCGGATTTCGTCGACGTCATACATAGCGACGCCGGAATTTTCGGTTATCCGACGTCGGTAGGACACGTCGATTTTTGGCCGAATCGAGGAATCGCCCCCCAACCGGGATGTACAGTAAAGGAAATCGAAGCTAGAAATCCCGGATCGTTAATCGAACCACGTGAGTTTTTATGCGATTTCGAAGGGTTTGGCGCTTTTTGGTAAAAGGGATTTTTAGTGTTTTGTAGTCATTGGAGGTCTTATCAATTTTTCGCCGAATCGGTGATAAACCCGGACGCGTTTCGAGACGCGACGCCTTGTCCGTCGTGGGAGAATTACATACGAGGGGAATGCAATAATTTCGAGTACGGACCGACGACTAGTATGGGACTGTACGTGGATTTTGAGTGAGTTTTAACTCGATTAGACGAGttcgatttgatttttttttaaatttgtaggGCTAGAGGGGATTATTTTTTGAAGACCAATCGAGAATCGCCGTTTTCTAAAACTTAgaaatttacgaaaaattcTTGAATGCCATCGTGGAGACACGTGcgaaaatttttcttgtaattattCGAATCTAACATTTCAATTTTGCGATTACGAATCGATTCGTGGAatcgaataaaatttattccgatttaatttttgttttattcgaaCATTTTGTTTCTAACCTCGAAATAATGACAGATACGTCAAAAGTTGttgaaacgtcgagaattttttggtatttcatcGAATTCCTCGATaataagaaagaagaagaaaaatgagaTGACAAACTTGAAGTTTGCGACTGATTCGAGTATATTTATGgaaaactaacctcaaaatagTGACATATGTGTCAATGTTTGATGGGAAGTCATTACTTTTTAacctattttcatattttatagtttCCTGTCAagttttttctgtattttatagTATTCTGTCAGTTTTTTGTAGTAATTTGTCAGTTCTCTTGTTCTTTCGTGGTAATCTGTCAGTTTTTGTAGATTTTCGTAGTAATCTGTCAGTTTTAAAACATTCTGTCACTTTTAACAGATTTATGtcagttttttcgaatttcttgtAGTAATCTTTCAGTTTTTTAGTAATTTGTCTACTTTAGTCAATTTTTGTAGTATTCTGtcaattattttgtagaaaTCTGTcagttttgttcattttttccaaacattCTGTCGCTTTTCTCCATTTTTAGTAATAATGTGGTAAGCTGTCAGTTTTCGTAGCTTCAAGTCACTTTTGGTCTATTTTTTGTAGCagtcttcagttttttttatagtattctgtcaaattttcatgataatcttcagttttattgttttttcgtAATAATCTGTCAGTTTCAGtcacttttttgtaacattctgtcagttttttcaaatttcttgtagtaatctgtcagttttatttgtaatcTTTCAGTTTTTAGTGATTTGTCAGCTTTAGTCAATTATTGTAgtattttgttagtttttttgtagtAATCTGTCAGTTTCAGtcacttttttgtaacattctgtcagttttttcaaatttcttgtagtaatctgtcagttttatttgtaatcTTTCAGTTTTTTAGTGTTTTGTCAGCTTTAATCAATTCTTGtagttttttgttagtttttttgtagtAATCTGTCAGTTTCAGtcacttttttgtaacattctgtcagtttttcaaatttcttgaaGTAATCTGtcagttttatttgtaatcTTTCAGTTTTTTAGTGATTTGTCAGTTTTAATCAATTCTTGTAGTATTTTGTCAGTTTTTTCGTAGTAAACTGTCAGTTTTAGtcacttttttgtaacattctgtcagttttttcaaatttcttgtagTAATATGtcagttttatttgtaatcTTTCAGTTTTTTAGTGTTTTGTCAGCTTTAGTCAATTCTTGTAGTATTTTGTCAGTTTTTTCGTAATAATCTGtcagttttatttgtaatcTTTCAGTTTTTTAGTGTTTTGTCAGCTTTAGTCAATTCTTGtagttttttgttagtttttttgtagtAATCTGTCAGTTTCAGtcacttttttgtaacattctgtcagtttttcaaatttcttgtagtaatctgtcagttttatttgtaatcTTTCAGTTTTTTAGTGTTTTGTCAGCTTTAGTCAATTCTTGTAGTATTTTGTCAGTTTTTTCGTAATAATCTGTCAGTTTCAGtcacttttttgtaacattctgtcagttttttcaaatttcttgtagtaatctgttagttttatttgtaatcTTTCAGTTTTTTAGTGTTTTGTCAGCTTTAGTCAATTCTTGtagttttttgttagtttttttgtagtAATCTGTCAGTTTCAGt
This window encodes:
- the LOC130898555 gene encoding pancreatic lipase-related protein 2-like, translating into MGLLSHFSLLCFIGSLPGPPGVSIEDAYVQLFPIDKGKCHGIDPVLDITFQLFTRYNPLQPSSLRIDDEESLRKSHFNFSEPTVIFFHAFFESYQSTPGRLIRTAFLQRKDYNVLFVDAQRLEAGPWYLTAAKNTMVVGKYTAKFVDYLVSKGLHLPSLHLTGLSLGAQMAGVCAQTVKSGRIRRITGMDPAGPLFAKWPNDVKLDTGDADFVDVIHSDAGIFGYPTSVGHVDFWPNRGIAPQPGCTVKEIEARNPGSLIEPLFCSHWRSYQFFAESVINPDAFRDATPCPSWENYIRGECNNFEYGPTTSMGLYVDFEARGDYFLKTNRESPFSKT